A region from the Acyrthosiphon pisum isolate AL4f chromosome A1, pea_aphid_22Mar2018_4r6ur, whole genome shotgun sequence genome encodes:
- the LOC100167572 gene encoding zinc finger protein Noc-like, giving the protein MIMSNENQYLRPDYLTPLPSLDAKNSPLALLAQTCSQIGSDAPAPQNGKSNSDKIGNHHKKTSSSLSSSSSTSSDHGGGGGGGRDKRSPSLSSSSSSCSNSGSPPGRPSVVHHHLQPAPITTVTTTARSSFKPYESCVLRPAAEVAAAAAAAAAATANPTSISLDATIRRATPAATNDRGGDRCSSKESASSRKSPAEDAATASRKHSEQSHSKLTSSSAASVAALMAAAGYPSPHHHPQLSAHPHHHHHMAALGGSPLMSPYFRPGAGAPPLPCRDPYCAGCQLAAHLAAGKQQPPATTCPSGCTQCDASPKTVAAAAAAAAAAHHHHQXYRGGTPPTATAAPAAAAPPSPHDGRGVRTRPAGRTGRGRQSIAVRVFMDGR; this is encoded by the exons ATGATCATGAGCAACGAAAACCAATACCTGAGACCGGATTATTTAACTCCTCTACCGTCG TTGGACGCTAAAAACAGTCCACTGGCACTGTTGGCACAGACGTGCAGTCAGATTGGATCTGACGCGCCGGCGCCGCAGAACGGCAAGTCAAACTCAGACAAGATTGGCAACCACCATAAGAAGACGTCGTCGTCACTCTCTTCGTCTTCGTCGACGTCTTCTGACCACGgaggcggcggtggtggtggccgAGACAAACGTTCACCATCGttatcgtcgtcatcgtcgtcgtgtTCAAACAGCGGTTCACCACCCGGCCGGCCGTCGGTCGTCCACCATCACCTGCAGCCagccccgattaccacagtcacCACCACGGCCCGGTCCAGCTTCAAACCATACGAATCGTGTGTGTTGCGACCGGCCGCTGAAGTGGCTGCGGCTGCGGCCGCCGCAGCTGCCGCCACTGCTAATCCCACGTCAATCAGCCTGGACGCGACCATAAGGAGAGCAACGCCCGCGGCCACAAATGACCGCGGTGGTGACCGGTGCAGCAGCAAAGAAAGCGCTTCGAGTCGCAAGTCGCCGGCAGAAGATGCGGCCACCGCGAGCAGAAAGCACAGTGAACAATCGCACAGCAAACTCACGTCGTCATCGGCCGCTTCGGTGGCCGCTCTGATGGCAGCCGCTGGTTATCCGTCACCGCACCACCATCCGCAGTTGTCTGCGCACCCTCATCACCATCACCACATGGCGGCATTGGGTGGATCGCCCCTGATGAGTCCCTACTTCAGACCTGGCGCCGGGGCGCCACCGCTACCGTGCCGTGATCCGTATTGCGCGGGATGTCAGCTTGCCGCTCACTTGGCAGCCGGCAAACAACAACCGCCGGCGACCACGTGCCCGTCCGGCTGCACTCAATGTGACGCTAGCCCGAAGACGGTGGCAGCAGCAGCCGCTGCCGCAGCCGCCGCCCACCATCATCACCAANAGTACCGCGGCGGCACACCaccaacagcaacagcagcaccagcagcagcagcaccaCCATCACCACACGATGGCCGCGGCGTACGCACACGCCCAGCTGGCCGCACTGGCCGCGGCCGCCAGTCAATTGCCGTACGTGTGTTCATGGATGGGCGCTGA